The DNA segment CCCCATCGCCAGTGTTCGCCTCGGCGCCGGTCGTGCCGCGGTGTTCGAGCCGTTCGAGCAGCGAGAGACCGTCGTCGACGATCTGGTGACTCCCGTCCGATTCCAGGTCGGCCACGATGCCGACTCCACAACTCCCTCGTTCGTCGCCGGGGGCGAGCCCCGTGGCGTGCGGTGGCGTGTTCGCTTCGTGCCGGCTCATACGACAGGTGTTCACACGATCGGATAAGAGGATACGCTATAATGATTATATGTTGTATTATGACCTATTATCAAATATAAGGTCAGGTACGGGTCGTCGATGGTCCCGGGAAACCGACTAGACGAGGACGTTCGCAAAACGGGTGGGGGAGAACGGAAGGTTTGCATGCGTGGCCCCCGTAGGCCACCACGACGATCTCGTGACCGATCGTGACGACGGTACGTCGGCGGTGTCGACTGCAGGACCGACCGACGAGACCGACCTGTCGACGCCGACGGCGTCGGCCGCCGATCAGCGTCCGACGCGAGACGTTCTGTCTTCGTTGATCGACAGCGGCGTTCACGAGATGAACCGTGAACGGTCGGGACTGCTCCTCTCGGGATTCTCCGCCGGACTCGACATCGGATTCGGTCCGTTGCTGATGGCCGTCGTCTTGACCCTCTCGACGGGTGGCTTTGGCGATCTTCTCACGGAGGTGCTCGTCGCGAGTGCCTACGCCGTCGGATTCATCTTCGTCATCATCGGTCGATCGGAGCTGTTCACGGAACACACGACGCTCGCCGTGATCCCCGTCCTCGACGGACAAGCGACGGTCGGCCAGCTCACCCGCCTCTGGGGACTCGTGTACGTCGGAAACGTGATCGGTGGCGCGCTATTTACCGTCCTCGCGGTCCAGTTGATGCCAGGTCTCGGCGTCGTCTCGACGGACGCGTTCGCCGAGATCTCCTACAAACTCGTCACGCACGACGTGTACTGGCTTTTCGTGGCCGGGATCTTCGCGGGGTGGCTGATGGGACTGCTCGCCTGGCTCATCACGGCTGCACAGGACACCACCAGCCGACTCCTCCTCATCTGGATCGTGACGGCTACGATCGGTCTCCTGCACCTCCCTCACTCGATCGCCGGCAACGTCGAAGTGCTGTTCGGGTTGCTCGTCACGAATGCCGTTACGGTCGGCGACTATCTCGTCTTCCTCGTACTCGCGACCGTCGGAAACGCGCTCGGCGGCGGTGTGTTCGTCGCGTCGTTGAAGTACGGCCACGTCGTCCGCGGCGGGACCTGACGGCCAGTGGACACGCTGTGAATCGATCGGCAAAATCGCACACACTATTAAGTATGTGACGTTCAGTGTGGTATCCTATGGCAACGAACGAAGTTACCCTGGAAAGCAGGGTCGCAGGATTCACGGCCAGCGGAAAACTACACACACTTTCGGTCTGGTTCATACTCGCTCTCAGGCTCATGATGGGACTGGCGTTCCTCCAGAGCGGCGTCGACAAGGTCCTCGCGTCGGACCCCTTCAGTGCCGGTGGCTACCTCGCGAGTCGCCAGGCTGGACCGGCGGCCGACCTGTTCACCTCGATGGCCGAGGTCGGCTGGTTCGTCGAGTTCGTCAACGTGGCCGTTCCGTGGGGAGAGGTCCTCATCGGTCTGGGACTGCTCGTCGGCGCACTTACCCGGCTCGCGGCGTTCTGGGGCGCGTTCATGATGCTCACGTTCTACCTCGGCAACTGGGAGGTCTCACACGGCTACATCAACGGCGACTTCGCGTACATGCTCGTGTTCCTCTCGGTCGCCGCGTTCGGTGCGGGCCGAATCTTCGGACTCGATCGGTACCTGGAGTCCCTCCAGGTCGGCGGGCAGGAACTCGTCGAACGGTATCCGTGGATGCGGTACATCCTCGGGTGAGTCGGCGGCACGAACGGTGCCTCTCGACGTCCGTCGGACGGCAATCTCGGTTTCTCGTCGCCGTTCAGTAGTGTAGACACACGGTTGCGTGTTCGACGGCCGGGCGGTTCGCGCTGCCCATGGTCACACCACGCAGGCACGTGAATCGAGGTGATCGACGTCTCCGGACGGTGTCCATCCGTCACGGCGTCATCGGCGGTTCGACGGCGTCGTCAGTAGCGAGCGAGCCATTCGCCGCCCTATCGGCCTGGTGAACCGTCGCGTCCTGACCGTACGCACGACAATTGACCACCCCGATCGACGGCCGACCGGTGTCCCAGTCGTGTGGACGATTTTTCGGACCGGTCGATCGGAGAGACGGACGCGACACCGTCGAGGCCGACGAGTTCCGGCCGGTGACTGTCCCAGTGATGTCGACGTCTTCGCTTCGCTCGCCCGTATCGATCGGTGCA comes from the Halovivax cerinus genome and includes:
- a CDS encoding formate/nitrite transporter family protein is translated as MSTPTASAADQRPTRDVLSSLIDSGVHEMNRERSGLLLSGFSAGLDIGFGPLLMAVVLTLSTGGFGDLLTEVLVASAYAVGFIFVIIGRSELFTEHTTLAVIPVLDGQATVGQLTRLWGLVYVGNVIGGALFTVLAVQLMPGLGVVSTDAFAEISYKLVTHDVYWLFVAGIFAGWLMGLLAWLITAAQDTTSRLLLIWIVTATIGLLHLPHSIAGNVEVLFGLLVTNAVTVGDYLVFLVLATVGNALGGGVFVASLKYGHVVRGGT
- a CDS encoding DoxX family protein produces the protein MATNEVTLESRVAGFTASGKLHTLSVWFILALRLMMGLAFLQSGVDKVLASDPFSAGGYLASRQAGPAADLFTSMAEVGWFVEFVNVAVPWGEVLIGLGLLVGALTRLAAFWGAFMMLTFYLGNWEVSHGYINGDFAYMLVFLSVAAFGAGRIFGLDRYLESLQVGGQELVERYPWMRYILG